One Herbaspirillum rubrisubalbicans genomic window carries:
- the sucD gene encoding succinate--CoA ligase subunit alpha, translated as MSILINKDTKVITQGITGKTGQFHTRMCRDYANGKNAFVAGVNPKKAGEDFEGIPIYANVTEAKNATGATVSVIYVPPAGAAAAIWEAVEAELDLAICITEGIPVRDMLALKDRMAKAGSKTLLLGPNCPGLITPDEIKIGIMPGHIHKKGRIGVVSRSGTLTYEAVGQLTALGLGQSSAVGIGGDPINGLKHIDVMKAFNDDPDTDAVIMIGEIGGPDEANAARWIKDNMKKPVVGFIAGVTAPPGKRMGHAGALISGGADTAEAKLAIMEECGIKVTRNPSEMGRLLKSVL; from the coding sequence AGACCGGTCAGTTCCACACCCGCATGTGCCGCGACTACGCGAACGGCAAAAATGCCTTCGTCGCCGGCGTGAACCCGAAGAAGGCCGGTGAAGACTTCGAAGGCATCCCCATCTATGCCAACGTCACCGAAGCCAAGAACGCCACCGGCGCCACCGTTTCCGTGATCTACGTGCCGCCCGCCGGCGCTGCTGCTGCCATCTGGGAAGCCGTTGAAGCCGAGCTGGACCTGGCCATCTGCATCACCGAAGGCATCCCCGTGCGTGACATGCTGGCCCTGAAGGACCGCATGGCCAAGGCCGGTTCCAAGACCCTGCTGCTGGGCCCGAACTGCCCCGGCCTGATCACCCCGGACGAAATCAAGATCGGCATCATGCCCGGCCACATCCACAAGAAGGGCCGCATCGGCGTGGTCTCCCGCTCGGGCACCCTGACCTATGAAGCCGTGGGCCAACTGACCGCCCTGGGCCTGGGCCAGTCCTCCGCCGTCGGTATCGGTGGCGACCCGATCAACGGTCTGAAGCACATCGACGTCATGAAGGCCTTTAACGACGATCCGGACACCGATGCCGTCATCATGATCGGTGAAATCGGTGGTCCTGACGAAGCCAACGCCGCCCGTTGGATCAAGGACAACATGAAGAAGCCGGTGGTTGGTTTCATCGCCGGCGTGACCGCGCCCCCGGGCAAGCGCATGGGCCACGCAGGTGCCCTGATCTCCGGCGGTGCCGACACTGCCGAAGCCAAGCTGGCCATCATGGAAGAGTGCGGCATCAAGGTCACCCGCAACCCGTCCGAAATGGGTCGCCTGCTGAAGTCGGTACTGTAA
- a CDS encoding TerC family protein has protein sequence MELLTNLNWVAVAQIILIDILLGGDNAIVIALACRNLPDKLRMKGIVWGTVGAIAIRIALIAFAVTMLQLPYLKLVGGILLLWIGIKLLNEEDEHTDINGSDRLWGAVKTVIVADLVMSLDNVIAIASAAEQAAGEHQLLLVVFGIVVSIPIIVWGSTLVLKLMEKFPVIVTLGAALLGYIAGGMIFSDAAMQAWLRDVIAETEFILPGAAVHLSLPGLVGALGVVLTGLTLKRRKAEQQHTPLS, from the coding sequence ATGGAATTGCTGACCAACCTGAACTGGGTGGCGGTGGCGCAGATCATCCTGATCGACATCCTGCTCGGCGGCGACAATGCCATCGTCATCGCGCTGGCCTGTCGCAACCTGCCCGACAAGCTGCGCATGAAGGGCATCGTCTGGGGCACCGTGGGGGCCATTGCCATCCGCATTGCCTTGATCGCCTTTGCCGTGACCATGCTGCAATTGCCCTACCTGAAGCTGGTGGGCGGCATCCTGCTGCTGTGGATCGGCATCAAGCTGCTCAATGAAGAGGATGAACACACCGACATCAATGGCAGCGACCGTCTGTGGGGCGCCGTCAAGACCGTGATCGTGGCCGACCTGGTGATGAGCCTGGACAACGTGATTGCCATCGCCAGCGCGGCCGAGCAAGCCGCGGGTGAGCATCAGCTGCTGCTGGTGGTGTTCGGCATCGTGGTCAGCATCCCCATCATCGTCTGGGGCAGCACGCTGGTATTGAAGTTGATGGAGAAATTCCCGGTCATCGTCACCTTGGGTGCGGCCTTGCTGGGCTACATCGCCGGTGGCATGATCTTCAGCGATGCGGCCATGCAGGCCTGGTTGCGGGATGTCATCGCCGAGACCGAATTCATCCTGCCCGGCGCCGCCGTCCACCTGAGCCTGCCCGGCCTGGTCGGTGCGCTGGGGGTGGTGTTGACTGGCCTCACGCTCAAGCGCAGGAAAGCCGAGCAGCAGCACACGCCGCTGTCCTAG
- a CDS encoding pilin encodes MKAVVSRRAQQGFTLLELMVTLAVIGILAMLGASQYQDYIVRARVSEGFNLAEPYKLAVTEQISSNNGVFTVAQLGLPAFTPTDNVSKIEVSPMEKRGVGGVITITYGPRVGDGGSLTLTPTIASGTIQWQCAAKDVKQAATPEGATPNTGFVAGTLPAKFAPANCRG; translated from the coding sequence ATGAAAGCAGTCGTCTCCCGCCGCGCCCAACAAGGCTTCACCCTGCTCGAACTGATGGTCACGCTGGCCGTCATCGGCATCCTGGCCATGCTGGGCGCTTCGCAGTACCAGGACTACATCGTCCGGGCGCGCGTCTCGGAAGGCTTCAACCTGGCCGAGCCCTACAAGCTGGCCGTGACCGAGCAGATCAGCTCCAACAATGGCGTCTTCACCGTGGCGCAACTCGGCCTGCCGGCTTTCACGCCGACCGACAACGTCAGCAAGATCGAAGTCTCGCCGATGGAAAAGCGTGGCGTCGGTGGCGTCATCACCATCACTTACGGCCCGCGCGTGGGTGACGGCGGCAGCTTGACGCTGACCCCTACCATCGCCTCCGGCACCATCCAGTGGCAATGCGCGGCCAAGGATGTGAAGCAGGCTGCCACGCCCGAAGGCGCTACGCCCAACACCGGCTTCGTCGCCGGCACGCTGCCGGCCAAGTTTGCGCCGGCCAATTGCCGTGGCTGA
- the moaC gene encoding cyclic pyranopterin monophosphate synthase MoaC, which produces MTTSGDHAPNGGLTHFDQGGQAHMVDVGGKNETQRVALATGVIRMQPATLAIIESGTAKKGDVLGIARIAAIMAAKRTGELIPLCHPLALTHVSVEFETDAASACVRCTARVETYGKTGVEMEALTAVQVGLLTVYDMCKAVDKRMVMTDICVTEKRGGKSDISMARP; this is translated from the coding sequence ATGACGACATCCGGCGACCACGCGCCCAACGGCGGCCTCACCCATTTCGACCAGGGCGGACAGGCACACATGGTCGACGTCGGCGGCAAGAACGAAACCCAACGCGTGGCCCTGGCTACAGGCGTGATCCGAATGCAGCCGGCTACGCTGGCCATCATCGAATCCGGCACCGCCAAGAAGGGCGACGTCCTGGGCATCGCCCGCATCGCCGCCATCATGGCGGCCAAGCGCACGGGCGAGCTGATCCCCTTGTGCCATCCGTTGGCCTTGACGCACGTTTCGGTGGAGTTCGAGACCGATGCCGCCAGTGCTTGCGTGCGCTGTACCGCACGGGTGGAAACCTACGGCAAGACCGGGGTGGAGATGGAAGCGCTGACCGCTGTGCAGGTGGGCTTGCTGACGGTCTATGACATGTGCAAGGCGGTCGACAAGCGCATGGTCATGACGGATATCTGCGTGACCGAAAAGCGCGGCGGCAAGAGCGATATCAGCATGGCGCGGCCTTAG
- a CDS encoding M48 family metalloprotease → MPRIVSAVFFAVSRRVFLPLRQLLARTLGAALLLLPAAPLTLLPHPGVAQGLPTLGDTEREGLSPLMERKLGEEIMRDIRSDRDYVDDGPVSEYLNNFGQHLVSLHPEVRGEAGFDFQFFMVRDPMLNAFALPGGFIGVNSGLVLAAQSESELAGVMSHEIGHVAQRHIARMLGQQKQNSMIQLAAIVLGALAGISKAGGDAAMATMMGGTGLAVQRQLNFSRDAEREADRIGFQIMSDGGFDPSGMVTFFGRLQAASRNYSDAVPPYLMTHPLTTERIADIQARIRDQRYKQRVDNPEFQLVRARTQVLQNDSVQGLRDSAAKFIDQARQNTKLMTAAAKYGLAYTYYRQNKFEQAETALKEAQEAAIPMKTGILFGSLDIDIRIARKQSQQALQLATTLRQQFPISRTIARQYADALMAANRLDEAVAYLRDQAQLYRADAQVQQLLAKAYAAQGKQALQHMALAESYALNGSLLAAIDQLGIARKAPDATFYDQSQIDAREREWKARWKDEQKDGKDRS, encoded by the coding sequence ATGCCACGAATCGTTTCTGCTGTCTTTTTTGCTGTCTCTCGTCGTGTCTTCCTGCCGCTACGCCAGCTGCTGGCGCGCACTCTGGGAGCCGCCTTGCTGCTCTTGCCGGCCGCACCGCTGACGCTGCTGCCGCATCCCGGCGTAGCGCAGGGCTTGCCGACGCTGGGCGATACCGAGCGCGAGGGTCTCTCGCCGCTGATGGAGCGCAAGCTGGGCGAGGAAATCATGCGCGACATCCGCTCTGACCGCGACTATGTCGATGATGGTCCAGTCTCGGAATACCTCAACAATTTTGGCCAGCACCTGGTCTCGCTGCATCCCGAAGTGCGCGGCGAGGCTGGCTTCGATTTTCAGTTCTTCATGGTGCGCGACCCCATGCTCAACGCCTTTGCCTTGCCGGGCGGCTTCATCGGCGTCAATAGCGGGCTGGTGCTGGCGGCGCAGTCGGAGTCCGAACTGGCCGGGGTGATGTCGCACGAAATCGGGCACGTGGCCCAGCGTCACATCGCGCGCATGTTGGGCCAGCAAAAGCAGAATTCGATGATCCAGCTGGCGGCCATCGTGCTGGGCGCGCTGGCCGGGATTTCCAAGGCCGGTGGCGACGCCGCCATGGCCACCATGATGGGCGGTACCGGCCTGGCCGTGCAGCGCCAGCTCAACTTCAGCCGCGATGCCGAGCGCGAGGCCGACCGCATCGGTTTCCAGATCATGAGCGATGGCGGTTTCGACCCGTCCGGCATGGTGACCTTCTTTGGTCGCCTGCAAGCGGCCTCGCGCAACTACAGCGATGCCGTGCCGCCTTACCTGATGACGCACCCGCTGACCACCGAGCGCATCGCCGACATCCAGGCGCGCATCCGCGACCAGCGCTACAAGCAGCGGGTGGACAATCCCGAATTCCAGCTGGTGCGCGCGCGCACCCAGGTCTTGCAGAACGACAGCGTGCAAGGATTGCGCGACAGTGCCGCCAAGTTCATCGACCAGGCACGCCAGAATACCAAGCTCATGACGGCCGCCGCCAAGTATGGGCTGGCTTACACCTACTATCGCCAGAACAAGTTCGAGCAGGCCGAAACGGCCCTGAAGGAAGCCCAGGAAGCGGCTATCCCGATGAAGACCGGGATCCTGTTCGGCAGTCTTGACATCGACATCCGTATCGCCCGCAAGCAGTCCCAGCAGGCGCTGCAACTGGCCACGACGCTGCGCCAGCAATTCCCCATCTCGCGCACCATCGCGCGTCAGTATGCCGATGCCTTGATGGCCGCCAACCGGCTCGATGAAGCGGTGGCCTACCTGCGCGACCAGGCCCAGCTCTACCGCGCCGACGCCCAGGTGCAGCAATTGCTGGCCAAGGCTTATGCGGCCCAGGGCAAGCAGGCGTTGCAGCACATGGCGCTGGCCGAATCCTATGCCTTGAACGGCAGCCTGTTGGCCGCCATCGATCAGTTGGGGATTGCCCGCAAGGCGCCCGACGCCACCTTCTACGACCAGTCGCAGATCGATGCGCGCGAGCGCGAGTGGAAGGCGCGCTGGAAGGATGAGCAGAAGGACGGCAAGGACCGCAGCTGA
- a CDS encoding DUF2946 family protein, translated as MDEIVRQAMTRWPNVPHCFGWLRLDARGLWRMRDERAQQLELPGDPIRHPALRAFIDRNYGCDEAGRWYFQNGPQRVYVDLEWMPHILRTQPDGQGGLALVLHTGATLETVEAAWMDEAGRLYLRAGGVTAGVDDRDLAHLLPCLQTAGAADEEALLRWLEGAGNVAPNFTYAGRALPLKRIAAAELEKIFTFVANPREP; from the coding sequence ATGGATGAGATCGTGCGCCAGGCCATGACCCGATGGCCCAACGTGCCGCACTGCTTCGGCTGGCTGCGCCTGGATGCGCGTGGCCTGTGGCGGATGCGCGATGAACGCGCCCAGCAACTTGAACTCCCGGGCGATCCGATCCGCCACCCCGCCCTGCGGGCCTTCATCGACCGCAACTACGGCTGTGATGAAGCCGGTCGCTGGTATTTCCAGAACGGGCCGCAACGGGTGTATGTGGACCTGGAATGGATGCCGCACATCCTGCGCACCCAACCGGATGGGCAAGGCGGGCTGGCGCTGGTGCTGCATACCGGTGCCACGCTGGAGACCGTCGAAGCGGCCTGGATGGATGAGGCAGGCCGGCTCTACTTGCGCGCCGGCGGGGTCACCGCTGGCGTGGATGACCGCGACCTGGCGCATCTGCTGCCCTGCCTGCAGACCGCTGGGGCGGCCGATGAAGAAGCACTGCTGCGCTGGCTGGAAGGGGCCGGCAATGTTGCACCAAACTTCACCTATGCCGGCCGGGCATTGCCGCTCAAGCGCATCGCTGCGGCAGAGCTGGAAAAAATCTTCACTTTCGTCGCCAATCCACGCGAGCCGTGA
- a CDS encoding YheT family hydrolase: MLYIPPRWLPGGHLQTIYPSTCLPKPELAYRRERWEAPDGDFIDIDFVDGQPGRPLLVLFHGLEGSSDSHYSRALMAEVQRRGWHGAIPHFRGCSGEINLAPRFYHSGDSAELDWIIRRLKLRQQDLAATHLYACGVSLGANALLRWLGESQHEAEIVDAACAVSAPLDLAGGGTALASGFNRLYTWVFLRTLRPKCLAKLEQFPGLFDRDALLAARDLYAFDNVVTAPLHGYRNTDDYWDRASAKHILHDISVPTLVLNAQNDPFLPARHLPRSAAPEVVLEYPAQGGHVGFAAGGPPGSLEWLPRRLLHFLEGRTESSFVTQTELAHG; this comes from the coding sequence ATGCTTTACATCCCGCCCCGCTGGCTTCCCGGGGGCCATCTCCAGACCATCTACCCATCCACCTGCCTGCCCAAGCCGGAGCTCGCCTATCGCCGCGAACGCTGGGAGGCGCCCGATGGCGACTTCATCGATATCGACTTCGTCGATGGCCAGCCGGGACGGCCGCTGCTGGTGCTGTTCCACGGCCTGGAAGGTTCTTCCGACAGCCACTACAGCCGTGCGCTCATGGCCGAGGTGCAGCGGCGGGGCTGGCATGGGGCGATACCACATTTCCGGGGCTGCTCGGGCGAGATCAACCTGGCCCCGCGCTTCTATCATTCGGGCGACAGCGCCGAGCTGGACTGGATCATCCGTCGCCTCAAACTGCGCCAGCAAGACCTGGCAGCCACCCACCTGTATGCCTGCGGCGTCTCGCTGGGCGCCAATGCACTGCTGCGCTGGCTGGGCGAATCGCAGCATGAGGCCGAGATCGTGGACGCCGCCTGCGCGGTCTCGGCGCCGCTGGACCTGGCCGGCGGCGGCACAGCGCTGGCGTCGGGTTTCAACCGGCTCTATACCTGGGTGTTCTTGCGCACCCTGCGCCCCAAGTGCCTGGCCAAGCTGGAGCAGTTTCCGGGCCTGTTCGACCGCGACGCGCTGCTGGCGGCGCGCGACCTGTACGCCTTCGATAACGTGGTCACCGCGCCCCTGCACGGCTATCGCAATACCGACGACTACTGGGACCGCGCCAGCGCCAAGCACATCCTGCACGACATCAGCGTGCCCACGCTGGTCTTGAATGCCCAGAACGACCCCTTCCTGCCGGCACGCCACCTGCCGCGCTCGGCGGCCCCCGAGGTGGTGCTGGAGTATCCCGCACAAGGCGGTCACGTGGGCTTTGCCGCCGGCGGCCCACCGGGCAGCCTGGAGTGGCTGCCGCGCCGCCTGCTGCACTTCCTGGAAGGGCGCACCGAAAGTAGCTTCGTGACGCAAACGGAGTTGGCCCATGGATGA
- a CDS encoding YybH family protein codes for MPRNKLIHGSPDEIEAAYYDALARADLEALMDLWADDEEVVCIHPGAQRLVGHAEIRAVWEDILSNGGLHIRPRQLHVTQNMMTAVHSVVEEIEHGSQDQPEVHVIATNVYLKTTLGWRMVMHHASVAPGAAPAEAVISGAMLH; via the coding sequence ATGCCTCGCAACAAACTGATCCATGGCTCGCCTGATGAAATCGAAGCCGCCTACTACGACGCCCTGGCCCGCGCCGACCTGGAAGCCTTGATGGACCTGTGGGCCGATGATGAAGAAGTGGTCTGCATCCATCCCGGCGCCCAACGCCTGGTCGGCCATGCCGAGATCCGCGCCGTGTGGGAAGACATCCTCTCCAACGGCGGCCTACACATCCGCCCGCGCCAGTTGCATGTGACGCAGAACATGATGACCGCCGTGCATAGCGTGGTCGAAGAAATCGAACACGGCAGCCAGGACCAACCGGAGGTGCACGTCATCGCCACCAACGTCTATCTCAAGACCACCCTGGGCTGGCGCATGGTGATGCACCATGCCTCGGTGGCGCCCGGTGCGGCGCCGGCAGAGGCGGTGATCAGCGGGGCCATGCTGCATTGA
- a CDS encoding zinc-finger domain-containing protein yields MSQAQASQGVILLEGKDLPAHCPNPSMTAWNSHPRVFLELDAHGAAKCPYCGTQYQLKPGTVVKGH; encoded by the coding sequence ATGAGCCAAGCTCAAGCATCGCAGGGTGTGATCCTGCTCGAAGGCAAGGATTTGCCGGCCCACTGCCCCAACCCCAGCATGACCGCCTGGAACTCGCACCCGCGCGTGTTTCTGGAACTGGATGCCCATGGCGCAGCCAAATGTCCTTACTGCGGCACCCAGTACCAGTTGAAACCCGGTACCGTGGTCAAGGGCCACTGA
- a CDS encoding branched-chain amino acid transaminase produces MSMADRDGKIWKDGALIDWRDATVHVLTHTLHYGMGVFEGVRAYKTPEGTAIFRLKEHTQRLFNSAKIFQMVVPFDQATLAEAQRQVVRENNLESCYIRPLIWIGSEKLGVSAKGNQIHVAIAAWPWGAYLGEDGINKGIRVKTSSFTRHHVNVSLVRAKACGYYINSILANQEALADGYDEALLLDTEGYVSEGSGENVFIVKNGKIYTPDLASCLDGITRDAVLTMARDLGIEVIEKRITRDEMYCADEAFFTGTAAEVTPIRELDRRVIGNGARGPITEKLQSLFFDVVSGRAPQYRHWLTLV; encoded by the coding sequence ATGTCCATGGCTGACCGCGACGGCAAGATCTGGAAGGACGGCGCGTTGATCGACTGGCGCGACGCCACCGTCCACGTACTGACCCACACCCTGCACTACGGCATGGGCGTCTTCGAGGGCGTGCGCGCCTATAAGACGCCGGAAGGCACGGCCATCTTCCGCCTGAAGGAACATACCCAGCGCCTGTTCAACTCGGCCAAGATCTTCCAGATGGTAGTGCCGTTCGACCAGGCCACCCTGGCCGAGGCGCAGCGCCAGGTGGTGCGCGAAAACAACCTGGAATCCTGCTACATCCGCCCGCTGATCTGGATCGGCTCGGAAAAGCTGGGCGTGTCCGCCAAGGGCAACCAGATCCACGTGGCCATCGCCGCCTGGCCGTGGGGCGCCTACCTGGGCGAGGATGGCATCAACAAGGGCATCCGAGTGAAGACTTCTTCCTTCACCCGGCACCACGTCAATGTGTCGCTGGTGCGTGCCAAGGCCTGCGGCTACTACATCAATTCCATCCTGGCCAACCAGGAAGCGCTGGCCGATGGCTACGATGAAGCCCTGCTGCTGGACACCGAAGGCTATGTCTCGGAAGGTTCGGGGGAAAATGTCTTCATCGTCAAGAACGGCAAGATCTATACTCCCGACCTGGCCTCCTGCCTGGATGGCATCACCCGCGACGCCGTGCTGACCATGGCGCGCGACCTGGGCATCGAGGTCATCGAAAAGCGTATCACCCGCGATGAAATGTATTGCGCCGATGAAGCTTTCTTCACCGGCACCGCGGCCGAGGTCACCCCGATCCGCGAACTGGATCGCCGCGTCATCGGCAATGGCGCTCGCGGCCCCATCACCGAGAAGCTGCAGAGCCTGTTCTTCGACGTGGTCTCGGGCCGGGCGCCGCAGTACCGGCACTGGCTCACGCTGGTGTAA
- a CDS encoding phosphoglycerate kinase, translating to MKFNRLSDLISAKQLQGKRVFIRADLNVPQDDAGNITEDTRIRASVPAIRDAQQAGAAVMVTSHLGRPTEGEFKPEDSLAPVAKRLSELLGSEVKLVANWVDGVEVQPGQVVLLENCRLNKGEKKNSDELAQKIAKLCDIYVNDAFGTAHRAEATTYGVAKFAPIACAGPLLAAELDALGKALNQPARPLVAIVAGSKVSTKLTILKTLAEKVDNLIVGGGIANTFMLAAGLKIGKSLAEPDLVEDAKAIIELMAKRGASVPIPTDVVVGKEFSPTAAATVKAAADVADDDMIFDIGPQTAAVLAEQLGRAGTIVWNGPVGVFEFDQFGAGTETLARAIAASPGFSIAGGGDTLAAIAKYDIADKVGYISTGGGAFLEFLEGKTLPAVEILLQRAQ from the coding sequence ATGAAATTCAACCGACTGAGCGATCTGATTTCTGCCAAGCAATTGCAAGGCAAACGCGTCTTCATCCGTGCCGATCTGAACGTGCCGCAGGATGATGCCGGCAATATCACCGAAGATACCCGCATCCGCGCCTCGGTGCCGGCCATTCGCGATGCCCAGCAGGCAGGCGCTGCAGTGATGGTGACTTCCCACCTGGGCCGCCCCACCGAAGGCGAGTTCAAGCCCGAGGATTCGCTGGCGCCGGTGGCCAAGCGCCTGTCCGAGCTGCTGGGCAGCGAAGTCAAGCTGGTGGCCAACTGGGTGGACGGTGTGGAGGTGCAACCCGGCCAGGTCGTGCTGCTGGAAAATTGCCGTCTGAACAAGGGTGAAAAGAAGAACAGCGATGAGCTGGCGCAAAAGATCGCCAAGCTCTGCGATATCTACGTCAACGACGCCTTCGGTACCGCGCACCGCGCCGAAGCCACCACCTATGGCGTGGCCAAGTTTGCCCCCATCGCCTGTGCCGGCCCGCTGCTGGCGGCCGAGCTGGATGCCCTGGGTAAAGCCCTGAACCAGCCGGCCCGTCCGCTGGTGGCCATCGTGGCCGGTTCCAAGGTGTCCACCAAGCTGACCATCTTGAAGACCCTGGCCGAGAAGGTCGACAACCTCATCGTCGGTGGCGGCATCGCCAATACCTTCATGCTGGCCGCCGGCCTGAAGATCGGCAAGTCGCTGGCCGAGCCGGACCTGGTGGAGGATGCCAAGGCCATCATCGAGCTGATGGCCAAGCGCGGCGCTTCGGTACCCATTCCGACCGACGTGGTGGTGGGCAAGGAATTCTCGCCGACCGCTGCAGCAACCGTGAAGGCGGCTGCTGATGTGGCCGACGACGACATGATCTTTGACATCGGTCCCCAGACCGCTGCCGTCCTGGCTGAGCAGTTGGGCCGCGCCGGCACCATCGTCTGGAATGGTCCAGTGGGCGTGTTCGAGTTCGACCAGTTCGGTGCTGGCACCGAGACCCTGGCGCGCGCCATCGCCGCCTCGCCGGGCTTCTCCATTGCCGGTGGTGGCGACACCCTGGCCGCCATTGCCAAGTACGACATCGCCGACAAGGTCGGCTACATCTCCACCGGTGGTGGCGCTTTCCTGGAATTCCTGGAAGGCAAGACCCTGCCGGCTGTCGAGATTCTGCTGCAACGCGCGCAGTAA
- the pyk gene encoding pyruvate kinase, with protein sequence MSRATKIVATIGPASSDRETLTRMIRAGVDVVRLNFSHGKPQDHIDRATLVREVADECGKKVAIMADLQGPKIRVGKFENGKIMLANGDKFILDADCQMGNQERVGLDYKALPRDLKGNDILLLNDGLIVLKVERVMGNEIHTVVKIGGELSNNKGINRQGGGLSAPALTAKDMDDIKTAMSFQADYVAVSFPKNATDMEMARQLSNVAGEPFGHKPMMIAKIERAEAIPLLQEILDASDGIMVARGDLAVEVGNAAVPGLQKRMIKMARASNKLTITATQMMESMIVNAVPTRAEVSDVANAVLDGTDAVMTSAETASGKYPVETVEAMSAICLEAERSDNVQLDADFLNLRFTRVDQSIAYGALFTAHHLRVKAIAALTESGSTALWMSRHNIDIPIFAITPNVATRRKASLFRNVHTLELAQAPDTEAMLKGAQDLLLAQGVVQKGDLIVVTWGEPIGQVGGTNALKILRVGEY encoded by the coding sequence ATGTCCAGAGCAACAAAAATCGTCGCCACCATCGGTCCCGCTTCCAGCGACCGTGAAACCCTGACCCGCATGATCCGCGCTGGCGTTGACGTCGTGCGCCTGAACTTCTCGCACGGCAAGCCGCAGGACCACATCGACCGCGCCACCCTGGTGCGTGAAGTGGCCGACGAATGCGGCAAGAAGGTCGCCATCATGGCCGACCTGCAAGGCCCCAAGATCCGCGTGGGCAAGTTCGAGAATGGCAAGATCATGCTGGCCAATGGCGACAAGTTCATCCTCGACGCTGATTGCCAGATGGGCAATCAGGAACGGGTGGGCCTGGACTACAAGGCGCTGCCGCGTGACCTCAAGGGCAACGACATCCTGCTGTTGAACGATGGCCTGATCGTGCTCAAGGTCGAGCGCGTGATGGGCAATGAAATTCACACCGTGGTCAAGATCGGTGGCGAACTGTCCAACAACAAGGGCATCAACCGCCAGGGCGGCGGCCTGTCGGCACCGGCGCTGACGGCCAAGGACATGGACGACATCAAGACCGCCATGAGCTTCCAGGCCGACTATGTGGCCGTGTCCTTCCCCAAGAACGCCACCGACATGGAAATGGCGCGCCAGCTCTCCAACGTGGCCGGCGAACCCTTCGGCCACAAGCCGATGATGATCGCCAAGATCGAGCGCGCCGAAGCGATTCCCCTGTTGCAGGAAATCCTGGACGCCTCCGACGGCATCATGGTGGCCCGTGGCGACCTGGCTGTTGAAGTAGGCAACGCCGCCGTGCCGGGTTTGCAAAAGCGCATGATCAAGATGGCGCGTGCTTCCAACAAGCTGACCATCACTGCAACCCAGATGATGGAGTCCATGATCGTCAATGCCGTGCCGACCCGCGCCGAAGTCTCCGATGTCGCCAACGCCGTGCTGGATGGCACCGATGCGGTCATGACTTCGGCCGAGACCGCCTCCGGCAAGTATCCAGTGGAAACCGTGGAAGCCATGTCGGCCATCTGCCTGGAAGCCGAGCGTTCCGACAATGTGCAACTGGACGCCGACTTCCTGAACCTGCGCTTTACCCGCGTGGACCAGTCCATCGCCTATGGCGCACTGTTTACCGCGCACCACCTGCGTGTGAAGGCCATTGCCGCGCTCACCGAATCCGGTTCGACGGCGCTGTGGATGAGCCGTCACAACATCGATATCCCGATCTTTGCGATCACCCCCAATGTCGCCACGCGCCGCAAGGCTTCGCTGTTCCGCAACGTGCATACGCTGGAACTGGCCCAGGCGCCCGACACCGAAGCCATGCTGAAGGGTGCCCAGGATCTGCTGCTGGCGCAAGGCGTGGTGCAGAAGGGTGACCTGATCGTCGTGACCTGGGGCGAGCCCATCGGCCAGGTCGGCGGCACCAATGCGCTGAAGATCCTGCGCGTTGGCGAGTACTGA